A stretch of the Sulfurimonas sp. HSL3-1 genome encodes the following:
- a CDS encoding aspartate-semialdehyde dehydrogenase — MKQYNVAVVGASGAVGEEILRIFEEIDFPLAKLVPMASSRSAGNTVEFRGNELVIKELTETVFDEEEIEIALFSAGGSVSAKFAPFAAAAGAVVIDNTSHYRMDEEVPLVVPEVNPEDIREWKKKGIIANPNCSTIQMVQALKPLDDAFDLLRVDVSTYQATSGAGKAAMEELVQQMQDFFAFRLDESEHNKFPHQIALNLIPQIDVFTDNGYTKEEIKMVNETKKIMHKAVELSATCVRVPVLRGHSEAITMTFDGALSAAEAREVLSKAPNIVIQDEPQEGVYPMPAACIDRNETFVGRIRSDLYRDNMLHMWVVADNLRVGAATNAVRIAQKWVEMGGADV, encoded by the coding sequence ATGAAACAATACAACGTAGCCGTCGTCGGCGCCAGCGGTGCCGTCGGCGAAGAGATCCTGCGCATTTTTGAAGAGATCGATTTCCCCCTGGCCAAGCTCGTACCGATGGCCAGCAGCCGCAGTGCCGGCAATACCGTTGAATTTCGCGGGAATGAGCTCGTCATCAAGGAGCTGACGGAGACCGTCTTTGACGAAGAGGAGATCGAGATCGCCCTCTTCAGCGCCGGCGGTTCGGTTTCGGCGAAATTCGCCCCCTTCGCCGCCGCGGCCGGTGCCGTCGTCATCGACAACACCAGCCACTACCGGATGGACGAAGAGGTCCCTCTCGTCGTCCCGGAGGTCAATCCCGAAGATATCCGCGAGTGGAAGAAGAAAGGGATCATCGCCAATCCGAACTGTTCGACCATCCAGATGGTCCAGGCCCTCAAGCCCCTCGACGATGCCTTCGACCTACTCCGCGTCGACGTCAGTACCTACCAGGCGACCTCGGGCGCGGGCAAAGCGGCAATGGAAGAGCTTGTGCAGCAGATGCAGGACTTCTTCGCCTTCCGCCTGGACGAAAGCGAACACAACAAGTTCCCCCACCAGATCGCGCTGAACCTTATTCCGCAGATTGACGTCTTCACTGACAACGGCTATACGAAAGAGGAGATCAAAATGGTCAACGAGACCAAGAAGATCATGCACAAAGCCGTCGAACTGAGCGCTACCTGCGTCCGGGTCCCTGTGCTTCGCGGCCACTCCGAAGCGATCACGATGACCTTCGACGGCGCCCTCAGTGCCGCCGAAGCTCGCGAGGTCCTCTCCAAGGCGCCGAACATCGTCATCCAGGACGAACCCCAGGAGGGTGTCTACCCGATGCCGGCGGCCTGTATCGACCGCAACGAAACCTTTGTCGGGCGCATCAGAAGCGACCTCTACCGCGACAATATGCTCCACATGTGGGTCGTCGCGGACAACCTCCGCGTCGGTGCCGCGACCAATGCCGTGCGCATTGCGCAGAAATGGGTAGAGATGGGGGGTGCCGATGTTTGA
- a CDS encoding YqhA family protein, with product MFEKMFESGLWNSRLFTLFAVVFSLIGAIILFVVASLDIWGVLVLVWDVVAHHAHPEHLHEDVVASIIGAIDLYLIAIVLLIFSLGVYELFVSKIDAAEDEDGKSSSVLQIHSLDQLKDKIAKVIVMVLVVNFFQRVLHTQFNGALEMLYFSGSILLLALALYFLHKGDQPH from the coding sequence ATGTTTGAGAAGATGTTTGAATCCGGTCTCTGGAACAGCCGCCTTTTCACTCTGTTCGCCGTTGTCTTTTCGCTGATCGGCGCCATCATCCTCTTCGTCGTCGCCAGCCTCGACATCTGGGGCGTCCTGGTACTGGTATGGGACGTTGTCGCGCACCACGCCCACCCCGAACACCTGCACGAAGACGTCGTGGCGAGCATCATCGGGGCCATCGACCTCTACCTCATTGCCATTGTGCTGCTGATCTTCAGCCTTGGGGTTTACGAGCTCTTCGTCTCCAAGATCGATGCGGCCGAAGACGAGGACGGCAAAAGCTCCTCGGTGCTTCAGATCCACTCCCTTGACCAGCTCAAAGACAAGATCGCCAAGGTCATCGTCATGGTCCTGGTCGTCAACTTCTTCCAGCGCGTGCTACACACCCAGTTCAACGGGGCGCTGGAGATGCTTTACTTTTCGGGGTCGATCCTGCTGCTCGCACTCGCCCTCTACTTTCTGCACAAAGGCGATCAGCCCCACTGA
- the hemE gene encoding uroporphyrinogen decarboxylase, whose translation MSKIFVDACLGKETPYTPVWMMRQAGRYLPEYMEVRAKAGSFLNLCHDPEKAAEVTLQPLDIVGVDAAILFSDILVIPDEMGMDLSFVKGEGPKFSDPIETQADVDRLIGGEEAADKLTYVYDTIKLLRQQLDERSDEKALIGFTGAPWTLATYMIEGQGTKTYNICKKMMYSNPELLHSVLKKVTEVVKYYMEKQIQSGVDVVQIFDSWAAAIEPGKYDEFSWQYMVEIAEYLKEKYPHVPVIMFPKGIAAFIERGLVYGNFDVMGIDWGTPMALAKEKLGDKYVLQGNMEPCRLYSKEATTACIEVIQKTMGGKRHIFNLGHGILPDVPVENAIHFVNECHRVSTKA comes from the coding sequence ATGAGTAAAATCTTCGTCGATGCCTGCCTCGGAAAAGAGACACCGTATACCCCTGTCTGGATGATGCGCCAGGCCGGCCGCTACCTGCCCGAATACATGGAAGTCCGTGCCAAAGCGGGCAGTTTCCTCAACCTCTGCCACGACCCGGAAAAAGCGGCGGAAGTTACGCTCCAGCCCCTTGATATCGTCGGCGTCGACGCAGCGATCCTCTTTAGCGACATCCTCGTCATTCCCGACGAGATGGGAATGGACCTCTCCTTCGTCAAGGGTGAGGGTCCGAAGTTCAGCGACCCGATCGAAACGCAGGCGGACGTCGACCGCCTCATCGGCGGCGAGGAAGCAGCGGACAAGCTCACCTACGTTTACGACACGATCAAGCTGCTGCGTCAGCAGCTCGACGAGCGCAGCGACGAGAAAGCACTGATCGGCTTTACCGGTGCCCCCTGGACCCTGGCGACCTACATGATCGAAGGCCAGGGCACGAAGACCTACAACATCTGCAAGAAGATGATGTACTCCAACCCGGAACTGCTGCACAGCGTCCTCAAAAAAGTCACCGAGGTCGTCAAGTACTACATGGAGAAGCAGATCCAAAGCGGCGTTGACGTCGTGCAGATCTTCGACTCCTGGGCCGCGGCGATCGAACCGGGCAAATACGACGAGTTCTCCTGGCAGTACATGGTCGAGATCGCCGAGTATCTCAAAGAGAAGTATCCGCACGTGCCGGTCATCATGTTCCCCAAGGGGATCGCGGCCTTCATCGAGCGCGGCCTCGTCTACGGCAACTTTGATGTCATGGGCATCGACTGGGGTACCCCGATGGCCCTGGCCAAGGAGAAGCTCGGCGACAAGTACGTCCTGCAGGGCAATATGGAGCCGTGCCGCCTTTACTCCAAGGAGGCCACGACAGCCTGCATCGAAGTGATCCAGAAGACGATGGGCGGCAAACGCCATATCTTCAACCTCGGCCACGGCATCCTGCCCGACGTTCCCGTCGAAAACGCCATCCACTTCGTCAACGAGTGCCACCGCGTCAGCACCAAAGCCTGA
- a CDS encoding radical SAM protein, giving the protein MSAIFGPVNSRRFGTSLGIDLSPGLKQCNFDCLYCELAPAAPVTVQTQRSGVDEIIAELRSALAEHPGIDDITVTANGEPTLYPDLATLVDRIDAVKGNTKTLILTNSATLTDPKTFATLLKFDQVKLSLDAVTPEVFRKIDRPAEGIEIVALVDAVKTFATAYKGDLYLEILFVHGLNDTDEEIAALNSVLHDIPCKRVDIGTIDRPPAYPVQGLSYGELHEVASKFDPDLPIHIASRTHAESCQGRYSDDAILNTLDKRPLSMEDIALLFDDESRERFHSLVETGRIVAEDSSGITFYMPAKNLHRKRAKNP; this is encoded by the coding sequence ATGAGTGCGATCTTCGGCCCGGTCAACTCCCGCCGTTTCGGTACCTCCCTCGGTATCGACCTCTCCCCCGGTCTCAAACAGTGTAACTTCGACTGTCTCTACTGCGAGCTTGCCCCCGCTGCGCCTGTCACCGTACAGACTCAGCGCAGCGGTGTCGACGAGATCATCGCCGAACTGCGAAGCGCCCTGGCCGAACATCCCGGCATCGACGACATCACTGTCACCGCCAACGGCGAACCGACCCTCTACCCCGACCTGGCTACACTGGTAGACCGTATTGACGCCGTCAAAGGTAATACGAAGACCCTCATTCTGACCAACAGTGCTACCCTCACCGACCCGAAGACCTTTGCCACCCTGCTCAAGTTCGACCAGGTCAAGCTCTCCCTCGATGCGGTCACCCCGGAAGTCTTCCGCAAGATAGACCGCCCCGCCGAAGGGATCGAGATCGTTGCGCTCGTGGATGCCGTCAAAACATTCGCCACAGCGTACAAAGGTGACCTCTACCTGGAGATCCTCTTCGTCCACGGCCTCAATGACACGGACGAAGAGATCGCCGCGCTCAACAGCGTCCTGCACGACATCCCCTGCAAACGGGTCGATATCGGGACGATCGACCGCCCACCGGCGTACCCCGTACAGGGGCTTAGCTACGGCGAGCTGCACGAGGTCGCCTCCAAATTCGACCCCGACCTCCCGATCCACATCGCCTCGCGCACCCATGCCGAATCGTGCCAGGGACGCTACAGCGATGATGCGATCCTCAACACCCTCGACAAACGGCCGCTGAGCATGGAGGACATCGCCCTGCTCTTTGATGACGAGAGCCGGGAGCGGTTCCACTCCCTCGTTGAAACGGGACGTATCGTCGCCGAAGACAGCTCGGGAATCACCTTCTACATGCCCGCCAAAAACCTTCACCGTAAACGCGCCAAAAATCCTTGA
- a CDS encoding ABC transporter ATP-binding protein, with the protein MKQTFRRFWPYIKGYKGYYFIVLIGIIMTVLATVATAQIMQPLMDKMFIEKDPQMLYYIPLMMIGIYVVKSVGRYLQAVFMNYIGQHIITRLRSQLLDHMLHLDMAFLHANRSGELISRITNDINRVQYFVSNMLPELVRESLTALGLIVYVIYLNAELAFYSLVVLPLAIYPLILIAKRLRRLSHRSQEKNADVVTRLTEVFNNAEIIKANGTEAYEMGRFDAENNKFFKLNMKAVYTNEIVSPMMEVLGATGLAAVIFIAGQQVFNNQMTVGEFTAFLTAVGLTFQPLRRVSSIYGKIQNAIAASERIFSVLDRESMIEEGSALLEEPIREIGFSHVALDYGETHALRDVSLSIHPSEQIALVGDSGGGKSSLVNLLLRFYDPSEGELRINGRDVREYDHRSLLKQMAVVSQRVYVMQDSLAENVAYGLELDEARVIEALKLADAYDFAQGLPEGIHTLMEEGGANLSGGQRQRIAIARAIYKNASVLILDEATSALDNESELRIQKALASYTKDKITIMIAHRLTTVEHADRLYFFKAGEITDAGSFAELMERSEDFQRIARSYEG; encoded by the coding sequence ATGAAACAGACTTTTAGGCGGTTCTGGCCGTACATCAAGGGGTATAAAGGCTACTACTTCATCGTCCTCATCGGGATCATCATGACGGTACTTGCCACCGTGGCGACGGCGCAGATCATGCAGCCGCTGATGGACAAGATGTTCATCGAGAAAGACCCGCAGATGCTCTACTACATCCCCTTGATGATGATCGGCATCTACGTCGTCAAATCGGTCGGGCGCTACCTGCAGGCCGTCTTTATGAACTATATCGGCCAGCATATCATTACCCGGCTGCGTTCGCAGCTGCTCGACCATATGCTGCATCTGGATATGGCCTTCCTGCACGCCAACCGAAGCGGGGAGCTGATCAGCCGCATCACCAACGATATTAACCGGGTGCAGTACTTTGTCTCCAACATGCTGCCCGAACTGGTCCGGGAGTCTCTGACGGCACTCGGCCTGATCGTCTACGTCATCTACCTCAACGCCGAACTGGCCTTCTATTCACTGGTCGTGCTGCCGCTGGCGATCTATCCGCTGATTCTCATTGCCAAGCGCCTGCGCCGCCTCTCGCACCGGTCGCAGGAGAAGAATGCCGACGTCGTCACGCGCCTGACCGAGGTCTTCAACAACGCGGAGATCATCAAGGCCAACGGCACCGAAGCCTACGAGATGGGACGCTTCGATGCGGAGAACAACAAGTTCTTCAAGCTGAATATGAAAGCGGTCTATACGAACGAGATCGTCTCGCCGATGATGGAGGTCCTGGGCGCCACAGGCCTGGCCGCCGTCATCTTTATCGCGGGGCAGCAGGTCTTTAACAACCAGATGACCGTCGGGGAGTTTACGGCGTTCCTGACGGCCGTGGGGCTCACTTTTCAGCCGCTGCGGCGCGTCAGCTCTATCTACGGGAAGATCCAGAATGCCATCGCCGCCAGCGAGCGGATCTTCAGCGTCCTCGACCGCGAAAGCATGATAGAAGAGGGGAGTGCGCTTCTGGAGGAACCGATCCGGGAGATCGGATTCAGTCATGTCGCGCTCGATTATGGAGAGACACACGCATTGCGGGATGTGTCGCTCTCCATCCACCCTTCCGAGCAGATCGCCCTCGTCGGCGACAGCGGGGGCGGGAAGAGTTCGTTGGTCAATCTCCTGCTCCGCTTTTACGATCCATCAGAGGGAGAGCTGCGCATCAACGGCAGGGACGTGCGGGAGTATGACCACCGTTCTCTGCTCAAGCAGATGGCCGTCGTCTCCCAGCGCGTCTACGTCATGCAGGACAGCCTCGCCGAAAACGTCGCCTACGGTCTGGAACTGGACGAAGCGAGGGTCATCGAGGCGCTGAAGCTGGCCGATGCCTATGATTTTGCCCAGGGATTGCCGGAGGGGATCCATACGCTGATGGAAGAGGGGGGTGCGAACCTCTCAGGCGGCCAGCGCCAGCGCATCGCCATCGCGCGGGCGATCTACAAGAACGCTTCCGTACTGATCCTCGACGAGGCGACCAGCGCACTGGACAACGAGAGCGAACTCCGCATTCAGAAGGCGCTGGCGTCCTATACGAAAGACAAGATCACCATCATGATCGCCCACCGCCTCACCACTGTCGAACACGCCGACAGGCTCTACTTCTTCAAGGCGGGTGAGATCACGGACGCGGGAAGCTTCGCAGAGCTGATGGAGCGTTCGGAGGATTTTCAGCGCATCGCCCGCAGCTACGAAGGGTAA